The proteins below come from a single Tachypleus tridentatus isolate NWPU-2018 chromosome 13, ASM421037v1, whole genome shotgun sequence genomic window:
- the Cds gene encoding CDP-diacylglycerol synthase, giving the protein MAETELRKRAQSETGKDEGFKNEDRRSSIEAQQFDFEEKQKLFSTTTEEGGDSKPTNGVESDEEKLPDETSVEQLMKELPQSSDKTAEILDRVLSTLSSRWRNWVVRGIFTWVMIFGFGLIIWLGPLMLLFTTLLVQVKCFHEIISIGYIVYRTHDLPWFRSLSWYFLVTSNYFLYGESMVDYFGVLLNRADLMKPLVTYHRFISFSLYIVGFVWFVLSLVKKYYLKQFSLFAWTHVTLLIVVTQSYLIMQNLFEGLIWFIVPVSMIICNDVMAYIFGFFFGKTPLIKLSPKKTWEGFIGGAVSTVIIGTIMSHFLCQFKYFVCPIEYSAELEKMTIDCSPSSLFLPHVYNFPVWVQGICGVLGLPKTISLYPFVLHSLALSLFSSIIGPFGGFFASGFKRAFKVKDFGDIIPGHGGIMDRFDCQFLMATFVNVYIHSFIRAPNPQKLIHQLYNLKPEEQLYIFNSLKDSLTAQGLLP; this is encoded by the exons TTCAGTACAACAACAGAAGAAGGTGGGGACTCAAAACCGACTAATGGTGTGGAATCTGATGAAGAAAAGCTTCCTGATGAAACCTCTGTTGAACAGCTGATGAAAGAGTTGCCACAGTCTTCTGATAAAACTGCTGAGATCCTAGACCGTGTTCTTTCCACTTTATCTTCAAG GTGGAGGAATTGGGTGGTGCGAGGAATCTTTACTTGGGTTATGATATTTGGGTTTGGTCTGATCATCTGGCTTGGTCCTCTGATGTTGTTATTCACT ACTTTGCTGGTTCAAGTCAAGTGTTTCCACGAGATCATCTCTATTGGCTACATTGTGTATCGTACTCACGATCTACCTTGGTTTCGATCTCTGTCCTGGTATTTTCTTGTCACATCCAACTACTTCCTCTATGGAGAAAGTATGGTCGACTATTTTGGAGTTTTACTGAATAGAGCA gATCTTATGAAGCCTTTGGTGACTTATCACAGATTTATTTCATTCAGTTTGTACATTGTTGGGTTTGTGTGGTTTGTGCTCAGCCTGGTCAAGAAATATTACCTCAAACAGTTTTCTCTG TTTGCTTGGACCCACGTTACTTTGTTGATTGTGGTGACCCAGTCATACCTGATCATGCAAAACCTGTTTGAGGGGCTTATTTG GTTCATTGTTCCAGTCTCAATGATTATATGTAATGATGTTATGGCATACATATTTGGATTTTTCTTTGGGAAAACACCACTGATTAAACTATCACCTAAGAAAACTTGGGAGGGTTTCATTGGTGGAGCTGTTTCTACAGTGATCATAGGAACTATT ATGTCTCATTTCTTGTGTCAGTTCAAGTACTTTGTATGCCCAATCGAATACTCGGCAGAACTGGAGAAAATGACAATAGACTGTAGTCCATCGTCATTATTTCTGCCTCATGTGTATAACTTTCCTGTCTGGGTTCAAGGTATTTGTGGAGTA ttggGGCTGCCAAAGACAATCAGTTTATACCCGTTTGTGCTTCATTCATTGGCCCTCTCTCTCTTCAGCTCTATCATTGGACCATTTGGAGGATTTTTTGCTAGTGGTTTTAAGAGAGCTTTTAAAGTTAAG GACTTTGGAGACATCATTCCTGGACATGGAGGAATCATGGATAGGTTTGATTGCCAGTTCCTGATGGCTACCTTTGTGAATGTTTACATCCACAGTTTTATCAG GGCTCCAAATCCTCAGAAGCTGATCCATCAGTTGTACAACTTGAAGCCAGAAGAACAGCTGTACATTTTTAACAGTCTCAAAGACTCGCTGACTGCTCAAGGTCTCCTTCCCTGA